A region of Paraburkholderia sp. BL23I1N1 DNA encodes the following proteins:
- a CDS encoding substrate-binding domain-containing protein has product MRGLLLAWACACMLSVAAAQGLPTAPVPRTTAAAKDYLAEAKRVVDAAAQPAAPWNGPRNGPRAQAGKRVAIVAEDLRNGGIVGVVDGVLEAARVIGWNVKIFDSGGTPDLRLKMLANALASRSDGLIIVGGDARALLPGLRPFAERSIPIVGWHVAAQAGPVPGTPVAMNVATDPLEVARVTALAAIAQSGGHAGVVIFTDSNFRIAQGKADEMAAVVRACSGCTLLEVRDVAISRSQELIPIATRALLARYGRRWTYALAVNDIYFDYAAPVLTQAGMPNAAMAMLSAGDGSESAFLRIRAGTFQTGTVAEPLNLHGWQLVDEMNRLFAGGDVTGYVFPVHLVTADNIAADGGDRLLYDPANGYRDIYRRIWQRP; this is encoded by the coding sequence ATGAGGGGCTTGCTTCTGGCATGGGCATGCGCGTGCATGCTGTCGGTTGCCGCGGCGCAGGGTCTGCCGACTGCCCCCGTGCCCCGGACCACGGCCGCCGCGAAGGACTACCTGGCCGAAGCGAAGCGCGTCGTCGATGCCGCGGCGCAACCCGCTGCACCCTGGAACGGGCCGCGCAACGGGCCGCGCGCCCAAGCTGGGAAACGCGTCGCCATCGTCGCCGAGGATTTGCGCAACGGCGGCATCGTCGGCGTGGTCGACGGTGTGCTGGAGGCGGCCAGGGTCATCGGTTGGAACGTCAAGATATTCGACTCCGGCGGCACGCCGGACCTGCGGCTGAAGATGCTTGCGAATGCGCTGGCAAGTCGTTCAGACGGTCTGATCATCGTCGGCGGCGACGCGCGCGCCCTGCTGCCCGGGCTGCGACCGTTTGCCGAGCGCAGCATTCCGATCGTCGGCTGGCATGTCGCGGCCCAGGCGGGACCGGTGCCTGGCACGCCCGTGGCAATGAACGTGGCGACGGATCCGCTTGAGGTCGCGCGCGTGACCGCGCTAGCGGCCATCGCACAGTCTGGCGGGCATGCAGGAGTCGTCATCTTCACCGACTCCAATTTCCGGATTGCGCAAGGCAAGGCGGATGAAATGGCTGCCGTCGTGCGCGCGTGCAGCGGCTGCACCTTGCTCGAAGTGCGCGACGTGGCGATCTCGCGCAGCCAGGAACTGATCCCGATCGCGACACGCGCCTTGCTCGCGCGATATGGCAGGCGCTGGACATATGCGCTGGCCGTCAACGACATCTACTTCGACTACGCCGCCCCGGTGCTGACCCAGGCCGGAATGCCAAACGCCGCCATGGCCATGTTGTCGGCTGGCGACGGCAGCGAGTCCGCCTTCCTGCGTATCCGGGCGGGCACCTTCCAGACAGGCACCGTGGCCGAACCGTTGAATCTGCACGGCTGGCAGTTGGTCGACGAGATGAATCGGCTCTTCGCCGGAGGAGACGTCACCGGTTACGTGTTTCCGGTGCATCTCGTGACGGCGGACAATATCGCTGCGGACGGCGGCGATCGTCTGCTTTACGACCCGGCCAACGGCTATCGAGACATCTATCGCCGCATCTGGCAGCGCCCATGA
- a CDS encoding reverse transcriptase N-terminal domain-containing protein, which translates to MTVQQPGTGASSDHATHWHGIDWARCYREIRRLQARIVKAEQGGKHGRVKALQWLLTHSFSGKALAVRRVTENKGRRTPGVDGITWSTPKSRLEAVSLLKRRGYQPRPLRRIYIPKANGTTMRPLGIPTVIS; encoded by the coding sequence ATGACAGTGCAGCAGCCCGGCACCGGTGCGTCCTCCGATCACGCGACGCATTGGCACGGCATTGACTGGGCCAGATGCTATCGTGAGATTCGACGGCTGCAGGCGCGTATCGTGAAGGCCGAACAGGGCGGCAAACACGGCAGGGTGAAAGCTTTGCAATGGTTGCTAACCCACTCGTTCAGCGGCAAGGCACTCGCCGTCAGACGGGTGACTGAGAACAAGGGCAGACGGACGCCGGGCGTGGACGGCATCACTTGGTCCACCCCGAAGTCCAGACTCGAAGCAGTGTCGTTGCTCAAACGACGTGGTTACCAGCCGCGTCCGCTGAGACGGATATACATCCCGAAGGCCAACGGGACAACCATGCGGCCCCTTGGAATTCCGACGGTGATTTCATAA
- a CDS encoding recombinase family protein, whose translation MNTKITPQHQSKPAYIYIRQSTLAQVRHHQESTERQYALRDKALALGWPQTAIRILDRDLGQSGAQMTGREDFKTLVADVSMGNVGAVFALEVSRLARSNLDWHRLLELCALTHTLVIDADGCYDAGDFNDGLILGLKGTMAQAELHFLRGRLQGGKLNKAKKGELRFPLPVGLCYDDDGRIVLDPDDEVRGAVQLVFRLFQETGSAYAVVKRFAEEGLRFPKRAYGGAWAGRLIWGRLSHERVLGLIRNPSYAGDYVFGRYQYRQRITAQGEIQKRVQPVPKADWRVHLPDHHGGYITPEEFERNQVRLARNRTNGEGTVLSGAAREGLALLQGMLICGHCGRALTVRYQSHGGLYPLYLCSRRRREGLATTDCLSMRSNLLDNAIGEAVLTALQPAELELALTALNELEQRDHAIMRQWHMRIERAEYEVALAERRYQECDPANRLVAGTLERRWNDAMLRLDEIKTQAAEFQSQKAHVATSEQKAQVLALARNLPRLWRAPTTSAKDRKRMLRLLIRDITVEKLSATRQAVLHIRWQGGPCTDITVDLPRPRPEAIRYPAETVDQVRKLSQRLSDPQIVAHLNQEGLRSATGKSFTLSMVKWIRYRYEIAATSFKRPDELTVQQLADRLGISTHMVYYWIERQVVQARKLDGRGPWWITLNRTKEQQLRRWIRTSGHLQR comes from the coding sequence ATGAACACCAAGATCACCCCGCAACATCAGAGCAAACCGGCGTACATCTATATCCGCCAAAGTACGCTGGCCCAGGTACGGCACCATCAGGAGAGCACCGAGCGTCAGTATGCGTTGCGCGACAAAGCGCTGGCACTGGGTTGGCCGCAGACGGCGATCCGGATCCTGGACCGCGACCTCGGTCAATCGGGAGCACAGATGACGGGCCGCGAGGACTTCAAGACCCTCGTGGCAGACGTCTCGATGGGGAACGTGGGTGCTGTATTCGCACTGGAAGTTTCCCGTCTGGCACGCTCGAATCTGGACTGGCATCGCCTGCTCGAGTTGTGTGCGCTCACACATACCCTCGTGATCGATGCCGATGGTTGCTACGACGCAGGCGACTTCAACGACGGCCTGATACTGGGTCTCAAAGGTACGATGGCACAGGCGGAGCTACATTTCTTGCGCGGGCGCCTCCAGGGCGGCAAACTCAACAAGGCGAAGAAAGGTGAGTTGCGCTTTCCACTGCCCGTCGGCTTGTGCTATGACGATGACGGTCGCATCGTCCTGGATCCCGATGACGAGGTACGCGGCGCCGTGCAACTGGTGTTTCGTCTGTTTCAGGAAACCGGCAGCGCATATGCCGTTGTGAAGCGATTTGCCGAAGAGGGCCTGCGCTTTCCGAAGCGTGCCTATGGCGGTGCCTGGGCAGGCCGACTCATCTGGGGGCGCCTGAGCCACGAACGCGTACTCGGTCTGATCAGGAATCCTTCCTATGCGGGCGATTATGTCTTTGGACGCTATCAGTATCGTCAACGCATAACCGCACAAGGAGAGATCCAGAAGCGCGTACAGCCGGTACCCAAGGCTGACTGGCGGGTCCATCTTCCCGACCATCACGGAGGGTATATTACCCCGGAGGAATTCGAACGCAACCAGGTACGCCTGGCGCGCAACAGGACCAACGGCGAAGGTACCGTGCTCAGCGGCGCGGCGCGCGAAGGTCTGGCGCTGCTTCAAGGGATGCTGATATGCGGCCACTGTGGCCGGGCGCTGACCGTGCGGTACCAGAGTCACGGTGGCCTTTATCCACTGTACCTGTGCAGCAGGCGTCGCCGCGAGGGTCTGGCGACCACCGATTGCTTGAGCATGCGCAGCAATCTGCTCGACAACGCGATTGGCGAGGCAGTACTCACCGCGCTACAACCTGCCGAACTCGAGCTCGCGCTCACTGCCCTGAACGAACTCGAGCAGCGCGATCATGCCATCATGCGTCAGTGGCACATGCGCATCGAGCGAGCCGAGTATGAAGTCGCACTCGCCGAACGCCGCTACCAGGAATGCGATCCGGCCAACCGTCTGGTCGCGGGTACCCTCGAGCGGCGCTGGAACGACGCGATGCTTCGGCTCGATGAGATCAAGACGCAAGCCGCCGAATTCCAGAGCCAGAAGGCACACGTCGCCACATCCGAACAGAAGGCCCAGGTCCTCGCACTGGCGCGCAATCTGCCGCGCCTGTGGCGTGCGCCGACGACGTCAGCGAAGGACCGCAAGCGCATGTTGCGACTACTCATCCGGGACATCACGGTCGAGAAACTATCTGCCACGCGACAAGCCGTGCTGCATATCCGCTGGCAGGGTGGCCCGTGCACCGACATCACCGTCGATCTGCCCAGGCCGCGCCCCGAAGCAATACGCTATCCGGCGGAGACCGTCGACCAGGTCCGCAAACTGTCGCAACGTCTGTCCGACCCACAAATCGTTGCGCACCTCAATCAGGAAGGCTTGCGCAGCGCGACTGGCAAATCGTTCACGCTCTCCATGGTCAAATGGATACGCTACCGATACGAGATTGCGGCAACCAGCTTCAAACGCCCCGACGAGCTTACCGTACAGCAACTCGCTGACCGGCTGGGCATCAGTACACACATGGTGTATTACTGGATCGAGCGCCAGGTTGTCCAGGCCCGCAAGCTCGATGGACGCGGTCCTTGGTGGATCACGCTCAATCGCACCAAAGAACAACAACTGCGGCGTTGGATACGCACTTCAGGACATCTTCAGCGGTAA
- a CDS encoding DUF6788 family protein — MEDIPSSTLRRRRAQLLKQMPALETLLRGSLIERYKRCGKPGCKCADGPGHGPKYYLSVSFPGRRPQMDYVPQADYADVTERLANYHRVREIIEEICEINRELLRRREAL, encoded by the coding sequence ATGGAAGATATTCCGTCATCCACTTTACGCAGACGCCGCGCGCAATTGCTCAAGCAAATGCCGGCATTGGAGACGCTCTTGCGGGGCTCGCTTATCGAGCGTTACAAGCGCTGCGGCAAACCTGGCTGCAAGTGCGCCGACGGTCCCGGCCATGGCCCCAAGTACTACCTGTCGGTGAGTTTCCCGGGGCGCCGACCACAAATGGACTACGTGCCGCAGGCCGACTACGCCGACGTCACCGAACGCCTGGCGAACTATCACCGCGTCCGCGAGATCATCGAGGAGATCTGCGAGATCAACCGCGAACTATTGCGCCGCCGCGAGGCGCTCTGA
- a CDS encoding Y4bD/Y4pK family protein, which translates to MSPRWVREPADAAPAEPCRPCRGRSTRTAQGLSEHLGWAEIRHPFHPLRGQRFPVLKTRRVAGTDTLLLGHEECGSFSIAREWTDWGAPSAHDDASITACRFDLDMLLELVALIDLLAPSRKSLNKGA; encoded by the coding sequence TTGTCTCCGCGATGGGTTCGAGAGCCAGCAGATGCAGCGCCTGCTGAGCCCTGTCGACCATGCAGGGGACGGTCAACGCGAACTGCACAGGGGCTCAGCGAGCATTTGGGTTGGGCTGAGATCCGCCATCCCTTTCATCCCCTCAGAGGCCAACGCTTTCCGGTCCTAAAGACCCGTCGCGTCGCCGGCACCGACACGCTGCTCCTCGGCCATGAGGAATGCGGCAGCTTTAGCATTGCGCGCGAATGGACGGACTGGGGGGCACCATCCGCTCACGACGACGCGAGCATCACCGCATGCCGATTCGATCTCGACATGCTGCTTGAACTGGTCGCGTTGATCGACCTGCTTGCCCCGTCCAGGAAGTCTTTAAACAAAGGAGCTTGA
- a CDS encoding reverse transcriptase domain-containing protein, which produces MQFALTVPCMVDRAQQALHLLALEPIAETTADPNSYGFRSARSTADAIEQCFKVLVRSNSAPWILEADIRSCFDEISHDWLVAHIPTDKAILQRWLKAGYLHNRVLHSTQAGTPQGGIVSPTLMNMTLDGLEKMLRAKYRKGNNNPSKVNIVRYADDLIITGATREVLADEVRPMVGQFLAERGLSLSPEKTRITHIDDGFDFLGMNVRKYGGKLLIKPARASVQRFLRKLRETVKDGATMRHDQLIHKLNPLLRGWANYYRHVVAKHTFGKVGHEIWRCLWRWAKRRHPNKGARWIRRKYFRTAGARHWAFGTETRKTLSTGKPALLTLYDIAGTPIRRHRKINGAANPFDPQWETYFEDRLGFAMLDSFKGRVRLIRLWLDQARSCPVCQQMITKSSG; this is translated from the coding sequence GTGCAGTTCGCGTTGACCGTCCCCTGCATGGTCGACAGGGCTCAGCAGGCGCTGCATCTGCTGGCTCTCGAACCCATCGCGGAGACAACGGCGGACCCGAACTCGTATGGGTTCAGGTCTGCCCGGTCAACTGCGGACGCCATCGAACAGTGCTTCAAGGTTCTTGTACGTTCGAATAGTGCGCCGTGGATTCTTGAGGCCGACATCCGAAGCTGCTTCGATGAAATTTCGCACGACTGGCTGGTCGCCCACATCCCTACGGACAAGGCGATCCTTCAAAGATGGTTGAAGGCTGGCTACCTTCATAACCGTGTCCTTCACTCAACGCAGGCTGGTACACCGCAAGGCGGTATCGTTTCGCCCACGTTGATGAACATGACTCTCGACGGGCTGGAAAAAATGCTACGTGCAAAGTATCGCAAAGGCAATAACAATCCGTCAAAGGTCAACATCGTTCGTTATGCGGATGACCTTATCATTACCGGTGCAACGCGTGAAGTGTTGGCTGATGAAGTTCGTCCGATGGTCGGGCAGTTTCTGGCGGAACGCGGCTTATCGCTGTCGCCAGAAAAGACCCGGATAACGCATATCGACGACGGGTTCGATTTCCTCGGCATGAACGTGCGCAAGTACGGCGGCAAGCTGTTGATCAAGCCTGCCCGAGCAAGCGTTCAGCGCTTCCTGCGCAAGCTGCGGGAGACCGTGAAAGACGGTGCGACGATGCGACATGATCAGTTGATACACAAGCTCAATCCATTGCTTCGCGGATGGGCGAACTACTATCGACATGTCGTGGCGAAGCACACCTTTGGCAAAGTCGGTCACGAAATCTGGCGATGTCTGTGGCGCTGGGCGAAGCGCCGACATCCGAACAAAGGCGCACGCTGGATCCGGCGGAAGTATTTCCGTACCGCTGGTGCACGGCACTGGGCCTTTGGCACGGAGACTAGAAAAACGCTCAGCACAGGAAAGCCTGCACTCCTGACGCTATACGACATCGCAGGCACGCCGATCCGGCGGCACCGGAAAATCAACGGTGCCGCCAATCCTTTCGACCCGCAGTGGGAAACCTATTTCGAAGACCGGTTGGGCTTCGCGATGCTGGACTCGTTCAAAGGTCGGGTGCGGCTGATCCGGCTGTGGCTTGATCAGGCCCGGTCGTGTCCGGTCTGTCAGCAGATGATCACGAAATCCAGTGGCTGA
- a CDS encoding HNH endonuclease: MVRKIDGGKDTTGNLMMLHPECHRVARAPGLSVVKPAHSHGL, encoded by the coding sequence GTGGTTCGGAAAATCGATGGCGGTAAGGACACGACAGGCAATCTGATGATGTTGCATCCGGAATGTCACCGCGTCGCGCGTGCTCCCGGACTCTCAGTTGTGAAACCGGCTCATTCACATGGGCTTTGA
- a CDS encoding DUF1488 family protein has translation MTQRRKPNGFSVDDCAAAVSPDGRAVVFTLSVRGRVVEGAVARDALEQHFWLTRDADAAPTLRTFGYGRNRIVALAQRTHLARPDVQRLR, from the coding sequence GTGACCCAGCGGCGGAAACCGAACGGTTTTTCGGTTGACGATTGCGCAGCCGCCGTCTCGCCGGATGGGCGCGCCGTGGTTTTCACGCTGTCGGTCCGCGGCCGCGTGGTCGAAGGCGCCGTTGCGCGTGACGCGCTCGAACAGCATTTCTGGCTGACGCGTGACGCCGACGCGGCGCCCACGCTCAGGACATTCGGCTACGGTCGGAATCGCATCGTGGCGCTCGCGCAGAGAACGCACCTTGCGCGGCCGGACGTGCAGCGGCTTCGATAA
- a CDS encoding DUF2384 domain-containing protein encodes MSPETVLRPNVGVSFEQFMASLRDPDSAAPIVSARRFGEALHIDLQTLALQAHVHRNTLSRQPASESVQRFLREALRVIRAATDISGDVNQALFWYRNEPLAVFDYKTAEQLVSAGRTDDLLRYVSSFEAGAAG; translated from the coding sequence ATGAGCCCCGAGACCGTCCTACGGCCGAACGTCGGCGTTAGCTTTGAACAGTTTATGGCGTCGCTGCGCGATCCAGACAGCGCTGCGCCAATCGTGTCTGCCCGTCGCTTTGGCGAGGCTCTTCATATTGACCTGCAAACGCTCGCCCTGCAGGCGCACGTGCATCGCAATACGCTGAGCCGTCAGCCTGCCTCGGAGAGCGTCCAGCGGTTTTTGCGGGAAGCACTTCGCGTTATCCGGGCGGCGACCGATATCTCGGGTGACGTCAACCAGGCGCTTTTCTGGTATCGAAACGAGCCATTGGCTGTTTTTGATTACAAGACAGCAGAACAGCTGGTATCCGCCGGCCGCACCGACGACCTGCTTCGCTACGTTTCATCGTTCGAGGCAGGCGCGGCAGGATGA
- a CDS encoding RES family NAD+ phosphorylase has product MILKSFSEVTAYRMHVPKWAVAPTSGAGAGRHGGRANRIGLNALYLALDVNTAVLEYQQVSPLMPPGTLVSYRMTLDPVVDFTSGYQSGIWSEMWEDFYCDWRACWFNQRIEPPSWIIGDEVIAAGGKGILFRSRLSPDGVNLVLYVDELGPDDQLAVYDPQTMLPRDQSSWRQK; this is encoded by the coding sequence ATGATTCTGAAAAGCTTCTCCGAAGTGACGGCATATCGTATGCACGTGCCGAAGTGGGCGGTTGCACCGACAAGCGGCGCCGGCGCCGGACGGCATGGCGGTCGCGCTAACCGCATTGGGCTTAACGCCTTGTATCTCGCGCTCGACGTCAACACCGCCGTGCTGGAGTATCAGCAGGTTTCTCCGTTAATGCCTCCTGGCACGCTCGTCAGTTATCGAATGACGCTTGATCCGGTCGTGGATTTCACCAGCGGGTATCAAAGTGGCATCTGGTCTGAGATGTGGGAGGATTTTTATTGTGACTGGCGCGCTTGCTGGTTTAACCAGCGCATCGAACCGCCGAGCTGGATAATCGGTGACGAAGTAATTGCAGCTGGCGGAAAGGGAATCCTGTTTCGGTCACGCCTGTCACCGGATGGCGTAAATCTTGTCCTGTACGTGGATGAGCTCGGACCCGACGATCAGCTCGCAGTATATGACCCGCAGACCATGCTTCCGCGAGACCAATCGTCCTGGAGACAGAAATGA
- a CDS encoding IS6 family transposase: MKALSPTVAKVLKRLHYPLEIMLVCVRWYVAYPLSLRNLEEMMAERGIAVDHSTVHRWSIKLLPVLEKAFRRCKRPVGKSWRMDETYVKVRGTWKYLYRAVDKAGNTVDFLLRAKRDKQAGRRYFEKAIDQNGAPETVTIDRSGANLAGLHAVNTERETPIKIRQAKYLNNIVEQDHRAIKRRTRPMLGFHDFRCARILLSGIELMHMIAKGQMKDARKLKPSAARQFYSLAM, translated from the coding sequence ATGAAAGCGCTGAGTCCGACGGTAGCCAAAGTGCTGAAGCGGTTGCACTATCCGCTCGAGATAATGTTGGTGTGCGTGCGTTGGTACGTGGCCTACCCGCTCAGCTTGCGCAATCTTGAGGAAATGATGGCCGAACGGGGGATCGCGGTCGATCATTCGACCGTGCACCGCTGGTCCATCAAGCTTCTGCCGGTGCTTGAAAAGGCGTTCCGTCGCTGCAAGCGCCCGGTCGGCAAGAGCTGGCGGATGGACGAAACCTATGTGAAGGTCCGTGGCACATGGAAGTATCTCTACCGCGCCGTCGACAAGGCCGGCAACACAGTTGACTTCCTGCTGCGAGCCAAGCGGGACAAGCAGGCGGGCCGACGGTACTTCGAGAAGGCCATCGATCAGAATGGCGCCCCTGAAACCGTAACCATCGACAGGAGCGGTGCCAATCTGGCCGGGCTACATGCCGTGAATACTGAGCGTGAGACGCCCATCAAGATCCGCCAGGCCAAGTATCTGAACAATATCGTGGAACAAGACCATCGGGCGATCAAGCGCCGTACCCGGCCCATGTTGGGATTCCATGATTTTCGTTGTGCCCGCATCTTGTTGAGTGGCATCGAACTCATGCATATGATCGCCAAAGGGCAGATGAAAGACGCACGCAAACTCAAGCCATCGGCCGCCCGGCAATTCTACTCGTTGGCGATGTAA
- a CDS encoding LysR family substrate-binding domain-containing protein codes for MSFTSFRKVPQHTSLRYCNRTEAQALVDATQRQVDKAQAQMMQAEVDLNQVQRALSASQIPGDKMQQWDLSKLERETLHRAAPYDFPELFEARRDVFIAAMKLHQAFVVAAWKPLSGSLSAFVNLLQGNLNVTQITKGPIHLWDAFFLVVPVVSTTFALCAKRGFEPQVVQEAQQASTLIGLTATGLGIALVPATLQAIAVPGVVFRTLDEPDTTTTLYIAHRYGDANARATQFVSLALGSAKTTQAD; via the coding sequence TTGTCGTTCACGTCATTCCGTAAGGTCCCGCAGCATACCAGCCTCCGCTATTGCAACAGAACCGAGGCGCAAGCCCTCGTCGACGCAACACAGCGACAGGTTGATAAAGCTCAGGCTCAAATGATGCAGGCCGAGGTGGACCTGAATCAGGTGCAACGTGCGCTGTCCGCCTCGCAGATTCCTGGTGACAAGATGCAGCAATGGGATCTGTCGAAGCTGGAACGCGAGACGTTGCATCGCGCCGCCCCCTACGATTTTCCGGAGCTGTTCGAGGCGCGGCGCGACGTTTTCATCGCGGCAATGAAGCTCCATCAGGCTTTCGTCGTGGCGGCCTGGAAACCGCTTTCCGGCAGCCTCAGCGCGTTCGTAAACCTACTGCAGGGCAACCTCAACGTCACTCAGATCACGAAAGGACCGATTCATCTCTGGGACGCGTTTTTTCTGGTGGTGCCTGTAGTCTCCACGACCTTCGCACTGTGCGCGAAACGCGGCTTTGAACCGCAAGTCGTGCAGGAAGCGCAGCAAGCTTCCACGCTCATCGGACTGACTGCAACCGGCCTCGGTATTGCCCTCGTGCCGGCGACTTTACAAGCCATCGCCGTTCCGGGTGTTGTCTTCCGGACACTCGACGAACCCGACACCACCACCACGCTGTATATCGCGCATCGTTACGGCGACGCCAATGCACGAGCGACCCAATTCGTGAGCCTGGCATTAGGCAGTGCGAAGACTACGCAAGCAGATTGA
- a CDS encoding transposase: MLSTAKAWEHELEALHQRLGELFGCPEPRQRSLAYLKGLLGTVERKNGWQVAEWIGEATPDSVQHLLERAQWDADAARDVLRELCC; encoded by the coding sequence ATGCTTTCGACTGCAAAGGCGTGGGAGCACGAACTAGAGGCGCTGCACCAGCGGCTCGGAGAACTGTTCGGGTGTCCCGAGCCCCGACAGCGCTCGCTCGCGTACCTGAAGGGCCTGTTGGGCACGGTCGAACGTAAGAACGGCTGGCAGGTTGCCGAATGGATCGGCGAAGCGACACCCGACAGCGTGCAGCACCTGTTGGAGCGGGCACAGTGGGATGCCGATGCCGCCCGCGATGTACTACGGGAGTTATGTTGTTGA
- a CDS encoding LysR substrate-binding domain-containing protein: MLDLNDFRYFVRIVECGGLTAASRNLDVPKSTVSHRLQQLEASLGVRLLNRTSRSLSMTDAGDLFYRHAVATLERAELAESAVRERLAEPSGTIRFTTAVATSLFAMRHILPDFIRRYPKINVIQHVSDDQVDIVGGSYDLALRAHTGPLSDSTLVQRSLAPAPWHLFAAPGYLQRRGVPLTTDDLAGHETLVMLRHGNPLAWKLKHATQGEVVVPLKPRLAGNDIVTLKQAAEDALGIVALPNYVCSDAVRSGALERILPDWLAGEATITAVIPFRNGMLPSVRAFLDFLAERIPKVVC; the protein is encoded by the coding sequence ATGCTAGATCTCAATGACTTCCGTTATTTCGTCCGCATCGTGGAATGTGGAGGCCTCACCGCCGCAAGCCGCAATCTTGACGTTCCGAAGTCCACGGTAAGTCATCGTCTGCAGCAGCTCGAGGCCTCGCTAGGGGTCCGTTTGTTGAACCGGACATCAAGAAGTCTGAGCATGACGGATGCGGGCGACCTGTTCTATCGTCACGCGGTCGCCACGCTGGAACGGGCGGAACTTGCCGAAAGTGCCGTCCGCGAACGGCTCGCCGAACCGAGCGGAACGATTCGCTTCACCACCGCAGTGGCGACCTCCCTGTTTGCCATGCGGCACATACTGCCCGACTTCATCAGACGTTATCCGAAGATCAATGTCATCCAGCACGTCAGTGACGACCAGGTCGATATTGTCGGCGGCAGCTATGATCTTGCGCTACGTGCTCACACCGGGCCGCTATCGGACTCGACGCTGGTGCAGCGTAGTCTGGCGCCTGCTCCATGGCACCTTTTCGCCGCGCCGGGGTATCTCCAGCGCCGTGGCGTGCCGCTTACGACTGACGACCTCGCAGGACACGAAACGCTGGTGATGCTCAGACACGGCAATCCGCTCGCGTGGAAGCTGAAGCATGCAACGCAGGGAGAAGTCGTCGTGCCGCTCAAGCCCCGTCTGGCTGGCAACGACATCGTCACGCTCAAACAGGCTGCGGAGGACGCCCTCGGTATCGTCGCGCTGCCCAACTACGTTTGCAGCGACGCCGTGCGCTCGGGGGCCCTCGAACGGATCCTCCCCGACTGGCTCGCCGGTGAGGCCACGATCACAGCGGTCATTCCGTTTCGCAACGGCATGCTGCCATCGGTGCGCGCATTCCTCGATTTCCTGGCCGAGCGAATTCCAAAAGTCGTTTGCTGA